The DNA region gaaaaagccgtgagtaaaatacctaactgcatagcaaatttacttggcgcagtcgcagtgcgaacattgcgcatgcgcaataagcgtaaaatcgctgcgaagaaaaatacagagcgaacaactcggaatgaccaccatcatccttattactagtgagagaatagaggtaaaacactgatgatgggggtgtaacagtggattataacctagcagatgatgattacagggtatcatatggtgtattgcatgtaaagtaccttgttccacacctactctgctgtagcaatataccttatataagggtgagtaacacatgtacaggcttaccagcgtatgagcacacacataaaggaatgctaccttaccaatgcttccaggagtaacgttaggagacatttctctgatccatcagctcatatgactgatgttattgttcatctagaatctccaattcatacgatatgttccccatccattgttttacattggtgctgacataggacttggtgagtgactacatctccatttatacttcatggttagttaccagtacaagagagagatatatctaagtcttataatATTAcaattgttattgtgagtgttctcaggagggtggacacaatgatagtctgagacacaatattataaagctttcattaaaagttgttttattatacacacacatttacaattaagtgtctcagagagtcgtcttctcctattctttacaagattaatattgttacagaaaatgtcacatttccataatgtattttatttccagcagatggacacacaagcaggaatatctcagaaggacatctaatgttatccccggattgtgacataaaagataatgacagtagacaggattgtccaggagctaaccccattaccccaattatacatccagctttgtcagctgatccctctgatcctgggaaatgttctcctgatcactctgatattggtgcatctgttacagctctgagagtagatacagtgtttccctgttctatagatgccaaatgttttacacagaacacagagcttattacccatcagccagctaaggcaagggagaggccatttccatgttctgagtgtgggaaatgttttacatacaaatcagctcttgttacacatcagagaagtcacacaggtgagaaacaatttccatgttctgagtgtgggaaatgttttgcacagaaatcagatcttgttagtcataacagaagtcacacaggtgagaggccatttccatgttctgagtgtggaattttttttgcacaaaaatcacatcttgttaaacatcggagaagtcacacaggtggaaAGCCGTTTTCttcctctgagtgtgggaaaggttttgcacaaaaatcagatcttattaatcataacagaagtcacacaggtgagaatccaattacttgctctgagtgtgggaaatgttttacatggaaatcacaacttgttatacatcagagaagtcacacaggtgagaagccatttccatgttctgagtgtgggaaatattttgcacacaaatcagatattgttaaacatcagagaagtcacacaggtgcaaagccattttcttgctctgagtgtggaaaatgttttacacagaaatcacatcttgttagacatcagcaaagtcacacaggtgagaatccatttccatgctgtgagtgtgggaaatgttttcaacacaaatcagctcttgttatacatcgcagaagtcacacaggtgagaagccatttccatgttctgagtgtgggaaatgttttgcacacaaatcaaatcttgttatacatcagagaagtcacacaggtgcaaagccattttcttgctctgagtgtggaaaatgttttacacagaaatcacatcttgttacacatcagcaaagtcacacaggtgagagtccatttccatgctgtgagtgtgggaaatgttttcaacacaaatcagctcttgttatacatcacagaagtcacacaggtgagaagccatttccatgttctgagtgtgggaaatgttttgtacgcaaatcaaatcttgttaaacatcagagaagtcacacaggtgagaagccattttcttgctctgagtgtgggaaatgttttacacagaaatcacatcttgttatacatcagcaaagtcacacaggtgagaatccatttccatgctgtgagtgtgggaaatgttttgcacacaaatcatctcttgttagacatcagcaaagtcacacaggtgagaagccatttccatgttctgagtgtgggaaatgttttgcacaaaaatcagatcttgttaaacatcagagtagtcacacaggtgagaagcctcttTCTtgatctgagtgtgggaaatgttttacacggaaatcacaacttgttatacatcagagaagtcacacaggtgagaatccatttccatgccctgaatgtgggaaatgttttgcacacaaatcagatcttattagtcATAACAGAAGTTACACGGGTGAGAATCCAAttacttgctctgagtgtgggaaatgttttaaatggaaatcacaacttgttatacatcagcgaagtcacacaggtgagaagccatttccatgttctgagtgtgggaaatgttttacatgaaaatcacaatttgttacacatcagagaagtcagtcaggtgagaagccattttaatcctctggagtatacttattgccatgcgttgttcttcaaggttcttatcctatctcctatgctttttgcaataatacatgctaccgcagggtgaaataatcagatgtcatgccctcatctaccactgctatgcagatctgtcttttgctccgggtactgagaacccagtaccaatcctaaatgtctagctgagctccaggtgtggtgggtgatgccagttggctgtgactcagtcctggtgaaacaggtccttatgatagaagctcaccaacaaagggcagggctacagctcaactTTGTGAACCAACCAGGCttgcgcttgggggttcagagttacaaaatgctgataatgggagtcattccgagttcgttcgttgccgattttcgctatgctgcaattagttgcaaattgcgcatgtgaaaggcacgcagggcgcatgcgcttagttatttaacacaaaacttagcagttttgctgtggcttctgcggcgcttttcagtcgcactggtgttcggtaaatgattgacaggaaaggggagtttctgggtggtaagtCTGCGTTTTACAggcgtttgcaaaaaaaacgcaggcgtttcagggaaaacgcgggccgaacgcagggcgtgtttgtgacgtcaaaccaggaactaaacagactgagctgatcgcaattcgtgagtaggttcgcagctactcagaaactgcaaagaattatttagtagcaattctgctaatcttatgttcgcaattctgctaagctaagatggtatccggactccaggtcgacaacacaaaggtcgacacaccttaggtcgacatggacaaaaggtcgacatgagtttttcacgattttttctttttttgaaccttttcatacttaacgatccacgtggactacgattggaacggtaaagtgtgccgagcgaagcgaaggcaccatgcccgaagcatggcgagcgaagcgagccatgcgaggggacgcggtgcactaattggggttcccggtcactctacgaagaaaacaacaccaaaaaaacataaaaaactcatgtcgaccttgttcctgtcgacttttctccatgtcgacctcaggtgtgtcgaccaattggcgtcgacctaaagtgtgtcgacctttgtgctgtcgaccctcagtcccagacccgctaagatacactcccagagggcggcggcctagcgtgtgcaatgctgctaaaagcagctagcgagtgaacaactcggaatgagggcccatgtgcggaatcttgatgtcctggatggtggagtgacacttagacatcaggtatcggctacaatcagatcctcatctgaggaacatagccaaactccagcacttatttccctcagaagatctacctacagtcatacatgcacttgtattatcacactttgggggtcattccgacctgatcgttcactgcagtttgtcgcagcgatcgggtcggaactgcaccggcgcatgccagtcatcgttgcctagtgatcgcctcttagacagagggagggggttggtcgcgttctggccaatgcaggcgtggctggactgttgggggggcgggccatggcggcagtgaagaacaactcccggccagccgcaggagctgcactggttgggagttactccagaagtacaaaagcattgccgctgtacgatgcttttgtatttgtgcgggatgggggggcggcactgacctgcagggcggactagccctgagcGGGGcgtttcccccgcatgtcagggaagatgatcgtagttgtgctaaatttagcccagctctgatcaacttggaatgaccctatAGACTACCGCTTGTACAGAGTGTAACAGCCAGGCTgtcacctaaccagcccgttcctgccacataacacccattctctactccctccaccggctgcctgtaagatggtgactcggggggctaattcaggttggatcgcagtgtgtgataGAACTAGAATTATTCAGAAAAAGTTGCAGGTGTATCCACTGCGCCCATCCTGTGCATGCTCCCATATTTTCTGTGGAggggccacagaaaatgtgattgcctgtcaggcagaggcggtcacgagtgtgggtgggcaatgctccatttccagggaggaggcaGTGTAGCGCGAATGGAGGGCAGAGGCGGACAAATGGGCATGATCACGGtggctgtgacatcacgtgcagctgACATGATCGAGAAGaatgcggcgggcctcctgcgggtgcagctaagctgcagcatcaggaggcttcactaacttctacgatgaagcagtaattgtgaggcaatcgcattttctgcttcaAGGGGGAGGCGGcgctcagcatgctgggtggccttgcgctgcgatgggcgccccccagcacgctaggaaaaggattgctaattctgctaattagcagcatctgcaatccttactgaattagaccctctATTAAATAATCTCACAGACTctcccagccttgcatgaccatggtaccagaagcagcttctcctTCCTTACTGCCCGGgtttcttccatctgttgatgaaggactgttagcagtaccataaattcccaagcagtgcttagatgtcaggggagacagggtgggtggcagtagtgcagtagcgggggctgctggaggcagtgtctaagtgggtaatattgtccccaagcagcgctgtggagggagacagggcagggggtagTAGTGGTagctaccaggggctgctggaggcagtaaagaggtgtatgtgttccgcacagaatcagttgataattagacttaaagatgattatgcttccttatttctaattaatcccttgtatgtgttactgttatttgctgtgtctgcctttatgtgtgttctgtgtaataatcctgaaagaagtgctgctaccgatctcatatcatttgttgtaacttggaaaagatgagatatgaggtgcaccctggaagcttatagggggttaatcagagatgaatgcagatgtgacatcacacagccccccagaaaatggtcccggccccccTGCGTTCACAcctcagggatgcggccacaatgagtgtgtctgcgtggccgctgtgcttgtgcattttgccaccaccggaTAAACTGCTGCGGGACGCTATTGCggatgggtctgaatgacccccacaggctgttgtgcagagtaaagtattttttaagtttaaaatatagacataaatctgtgtattaaagatatgaaataaagtcatttaaaatcaaaagatttccggtgcaattttggctatgtccgatGTTGACAGCGCATTTGAATAGTTGGATGATTTTACGGGAGGAAGGGGGTCTCTGTGTaattaaatagttttatcatttgttggttttaaataatttatgtctattcaaatgttctggggtttttttttacttgtaggggaattagggttgttttatttaaaaaaaaaaacttacctgaccctcgccgggaaatgtccatgtatgaaggtatgggagatacctgctgcagtcccttctacttacatttggggggTCCGTATTTTggggggaattagcagcaaatagttaatgatacattggctccataacgtctcgctgaccctctgatttttacaaaaatatgttacacaaaatgacatttacATTAACAACCATTTGTCactactgagggctgaggctgacctggggaagcctcagatgtaggggctgacgtgtaagtgaaccggggaggtagtatCGGGTTCTTTGACATACAGGAGTACTATTGCCCAtttcctgaaggcgtgaccacgacaaaatcagttttattgaacacagcTTAAAGACACCTTTATGTGCAAAACATCACAGGAGATGTACAATGGTAAGTTACAGGTCAGTTCCCAGAAGTgcagggtaattagtgctgtggcttgcagaacagataTAAGAGACCTTGctagaactggagatggtaagtccatatgccacagctaaccgctgaggagaggtatgaactggtactgcccagcagatggtgcaCAGAGGCTGGAGCAACAAACATGCACAGACGTAGACGGTACTTGGTAATTTGCAGagagtgccggatggaaccggtatgaatgaaaaggtgtgcagaactcactACTGTAGATATAGATCCAGGACACTGCTGGAGGCTGGAAGCAAAGTGAAGCAGGaccaacactggaagcagaaaGCCGGTGTCTGTGGAGAGTgatcaggagcaatgctggaacactgcagaagacaggctacaccgcaggatggaaacaggtgcgggtctcttatacccctttcacacagaccaaaatttcccgggttaatgcaCATGAACGTGCACCAACTCAGGAAATGTCTCAGTGTGAAATGCTacagggacaaaatcccgggactcatgccccggcatttcaaccctgcaatcgaccagggttggtcccgggatcttcccgggaacctggtcagtgtgaacgggagccgggtcaatgtgccCCAGCTCcggttcactctctatgtagcaggcagtgcttggagatcatgtgatctcttgcgccacCCGCACTGCGTGACCGCTAATGTCAGCAACCCAGCAATATACCGagctgctgactgcggtatgcaaggggtcttacctgGGAATGtcactgcatgatcccgggactgtattcccgggtaagacccctggatttttggtgtgaaaggggtattagcggagctggatcacaggagctggaatacctggagatacAAGCAgaagaatccacaagcaggagagatgtgtacaggttagacaaccaaagcactgatgattaggcagccttgatgcaggatatttataccagctgggaagcaggtattggctgggtaatcaggcagagtccagagtgcagctgctgggtaatcaggcagagtccccagctgataggctgtaaagcaacatgtgatgaatccaaacatggctgcgcccatgtttgaatctggagggaaagtctgtttgaagtttagcatgtgagagactgaggccatgttacacagcgtgctgcacgcagacagcgcaggtggaatccaggcttggcacGCTGGGCCAgtatcaggagacacttggaaggtaagaaatggtgataaattacccggatcgtgacagcattaattgaacaagaaaaacaatgcaatttaaaaatgaaaaaaactttatatataaataatagaagaaaatcaccaattctggtctggactcaTTGACTCTACCAGGAGAACAAGTGtctttttagcaaggactatgccaccagtaaccagtagaggaaccaggcgtatcccacagaatatcagcgctgcctccatacattggggagagaagataaagtgcagatttctgaacagtgcttttagaaggaacacaagaagtgtatagatcacaatgatcagaagtccgggacaatgaggtcaagaaaccaacgctgtggtactaatgacctcaatacaggtcacttggagcaagagactagggtaagggcaacaacaatttttcaaaccactaaaaaaaagtttgaaaaaaatgt from Pseudophryne corroboree isolate aPseCor3 chromosome 3 unlocalized genomic scaffold, aPseCor3.hap2 SUPER_3_unloc_47, whole genome shotgun sequence includes:
- the LOC134984292 gene encoding zinc finger protein OZF-like; the encoded protein is MLSPDCDIKDNDSRQDCPGANPITPIIHPALSADPSDPGKCSPDHSDIGASVTALRVDTVFPCSIDAKCFTQNTELITHQPAKARERPFPCSECGKCFTYKSALVTHQRSHTGEKQFPCSECGKCFAQKSDLVSHNRSHTGERPFPCSECGIFFAQKSHLVKHRRSHTGGKPFSSSECGKGFAQKSDLINHNRSHTGENPITCSECGKCFTWKSQLVIHQRSHTGEKPFPCSECGKYFAHKSDIVKHQRSHTGAKPFSCSECGKCFTQKSHLVRHQQSHTGENPFPCCECGKCFQHKSALVIHRRSHTGEKPFPCSECGKCFAHKSNLVIHQRSHTGAKPFSCSECGKCFTQKSHLVTHQQSHTGESPFPCCECGKCFQHKSALVIHHRSHTGEKPFPCSECGKCFVRKSNLVKHQRSHTGEKPFSCSECGKCFTQKSHLVIHQQSHTGENPFPCCECGKCFAHKSSLVRHQQSHTGEKPFPCSECGKCFAQKSDLVKHQSSHTGEKPLS